From Microplitis mediator isolate UGA2020A chromosome 11, iyMicMedi2.1, whole genome shotgun sequence, one genomic window encodes:
- the LOC130677616 gene encoding surfeit locus protein 6 homolog, protein MKVKGNKKENKKIELSIKEEEDFIQNIFDKMPIAPCKLETNIKKENGQKKSQSRVKPVFNSEGHMIFSKFDFSEIGTKKQPKKSMGSKDPKKRLEELKNKKLKLKQLKAEGNTKKAKLLEQKESWRAILAKASGQKILDDPELLKQSIKRKEKQKAYSAKKWEARLNKVQKDKEDRQKKRQENILKRKKDKKTNKLKRASKKGRIIPGY, encoded by the exons atgaaagtaaaaggcaacaaaaaagaaaataagaaaattgaattatctatcaaagaagaagaagattttattcaaaatatttttgataaaatgcCTATAGCTCCATGTAAATtag aaacaaacataaaaaaagaaaatggacaaaaaaaatcacagtCACGAGTGAAGCCGGTATTTAATTCCGAGGGGcatatgatattttcaaagtttGATTTTTCGGAGATTGGCACAAAGAAACAGCCGAAAAAATCAATGGGCTCCAAGGACCCAAAGAAACGGCTAgaagaattaaaaaacaaaaagttgaaactCAAGCAACTGAAGGCTGAGGGCAATACAAAGAAAGCTAAATTGTTGGAGCAGAAGGAGTCATGGCGAGCTATTTTGGCTAAAGCTTCTGGTCAGaag ataCTGGATGATCCTGAGCTGCTCAAACAATCGATAAAACGTAAAGAGAAACAGAAAGCATACAGCGCAAAAAAATGGGAAGCGCGATTAAATAAAGTGCAGAAGGACAAAGAAGACAGACAGAAAAAGAGACAGGAAAATATATTGAAGCGTAAGAAGGATAAGAagacaaataaattgaaacgGGCTTCAAAGAAGGGACGTATCATACCCGGttactaa
- the LOC130677723 gene encoding uncharacterized protein LOC130677723, with amino-acid sequence MEDLRSARDLIDKGAFMANLDLEDAYFLIRVKRSSRKYLRFRFKGQLYQFMCLPFGLCSSPHTFTKIMKPVVNKLRSKGKDYEACKNNVQNTIGLLEELGFIINYRKSTTTPNRRCVEYGRAYCKRLERAKWLALTLNNNDFEGFMTINAGVLEDLQWWRDNIMSANSRIKSHKYSIVITSDASRTGWGAEAGGVVTRGFWNPEDQKHHINYLELYAAFFALKCFAHELRDREVLLRIDNTTAIAYVNKAGGIRHPKLSDLAREIWQWCQLRGIWPRATYIPSKLNVEADAASRVENLDTEWELSREAFRTVLDTFGLPSIDLFASRINRKCVRFYSRYPDPDAESVDAFTAGVSPPSEQVVTSGRQIIRQAFVTKGIGEESIDIMLSSLSESTIKQYEGTLKKWLVFTQARNIDAFNPQSTEEQPLKGLLIIEVHPGDIQEETIATEVLRYLGYRPGPDIY; translated from the exons ATGGAGGACCTGAGATCCGCTAGAGATCTCATTGATAAGGGCGCGTTCATGGCTAACCTAGACTTGGAGGATGCGTATTTCCTGATCCGGGTAAAAAGATCCTCTAGAAAATACCTTAGATTCAGGTTCAAAGGCCAGCTTTATCAATTCATGTGTCTTCCTTTTGGCTTGTGTTCTAGCCCTCatacttttacaaaaataatgaaaccGGTGGTTAATAAACTTAGGTCAAAAG GCAAAGATTACGAAGCTTGTAAGAATAATGTACAGAATACGATAGGCCTCTTAGAGGAGCTTGGTTTTATCATTAACTATCGTAAGAGTACGACGACTCCTAATAGAAGGT GCGTAGAGTATGGCAGAGCATATTGCAAAAGATTAGAAAGAGCTAAGTGGTTAGCTCTTACGTTGAATAATAATGACTTTGAGGGTTTTATGACAATAAATGCGGGCGTTTTGGAGGATCTTCAATGGTGGAGAGATAATATAATGAGCGCTAACAGCAGAATAAAGTCTCACAAATATAGCATAGTGATAACTTCGGATGCTTCAAGGACAGGCTGGGGAGCGGAAGCTGGAGGTGTTGTTACAAGGGGTTTTTGGAATCCAGAGGATCAGAAGCACCACATTAATTATCTGGAACTTTACGCAGCTTTCTTCGCGCTTAAATGTTTTGCTCACGAGTTACGCGACCGCGAAGTCCTTCTTCGTATAGATAATACAACAGCGATCGCTTACGTCAATAAAGCTGGCGGAATTAGGCATCCAAAGTTATCAGATCTAGCTAGAGAGATTTGGCAATGGTGTCAATTAAGAGGAATTTGGCCAAGGGCAACATATATTCCATCGAAGCTGAATGTAGAAGCAGATGCCGCTTCCAGAGTGGAAAACCTGGACACCGAGTGGGAATTATCCAGGGAAGCCTTCCGAACCGTATTGGACACCTTTGGTTTGCCTTCGATTGATCTCTTTGCATCGCGTATTAACAGGAAGTGCGTAAGATTCTATTCGCGTTATCCAGATCCAGATGCAGAATCAGTAGACGCGTTTACG GCAGGAGTGTCACCCCCTAGCGAACAAGTTGTCACTAGTGGTCGGCAAATTATCCGGCAGGCCTTTGTCACCAAGGGCATCGGAGAGGAATCAATAGACATCATGCTCAGTTCTTTGTCAGAGTCAACGATTAAGCAGTATGAGGGAACATTGAAGAAATGGCTAGTTTTTACTCAAGCAAGGAATATCGATGCCTTTAATCCCCAGAGTACGGAG GAACAACCTCTCAAAGGACTCCTTATTATCGAGGTTCATCCGGGGGACATTCAAGAAGAGACCATCGCGACCGAAGTACTCCGATACCTGGGATACAGACCAGGTCCTGacatatattga
- the LOC130677613 gene encoding uncharacterized protein LOC130677613 has translation MGKSKKRSRSNSVESRSPKISKKDLQCQIEAIAKSVQDLVKAQQELQATVKETAEQNRVEASISNKESIEPNKGTETLTSTAVADDSRKEDVGVLEDGEVPEEFLVEDEHDLDDELREVLGEEVSNTNTSVKVNDSLKKWWETWMSKGLTEEVKKALLKKYVRDGEFRTEAPKVNLEIQRHLTEIAKKRDAHFTDTQNCVGSALSSLSSAISMLSDNSSEEIDQITLMKYLWDTGKILSDVFHQQSIARKSFITPTLDKDIKATLEASIPDEWLYGQKLNDQVKDAKAIVKAAASLKPSDKPVVKKQAFRTASQGNLRGPPAKFRQVGNYQQRRFFSNTRYKPRSTTGMAKTSLKPSSEKNRK, from the exons atgggGAAATCCAAGAAACGTTCCCGATCAAATTCAGTGGAAAGTAGATCCCCCAAGATATCTAAAAAAGATTTACAATGCCAAATCGAGGCCATCGCCAAGAGCGTCCAAGATCTGGTAAAAGCGCAACAAGAGTTGCAGGCTACAGTTAAAGAAACTGCAGAGCAGAATAGAG TGGAGGCCAGTATTTCCAACAAGGAAAGTATAGAACCCAATAAGGGTACTGAGACATTGACCAGTACGGCAGTAGCCGACGATTCCCGGAAGGAAGACGTAGGGGTTTTGGAAGACGGAGAAGTTCCGGAAGAGTTTTTAGTAGAGGATGAGCATGACTTGGACGATGAACTTCGTGAAGTACTTGGGGAAGAGGTTTCAAACACGAATACCTCAGTCAAGGTAAATGACAGCCTGAAAAAATGGTGGGAGACTTGGATGTCAAAGGGCTTAACTGAAGAGGTTAAGAAAGctctacttaaaaaatatgttagaGATGGAGAATTCCGAACTGAAGCACCCAAGGTTAACCTTGAAATTCAGCGTCACTTGACTGAGATCGCCAAAAAACGTGATGCTCACTTTACTGATACGCAAAATTGTGTAGGATCAGCGCTATCATCGTTAAGCTCAGCCATATCGATGCTGTCAGATAACTCATCAGAGGAGATTGATCAAATTACTCTGATGAAATATCTCTGGGACACGGGAAAAATCTTAAGTGATGTTTTCCACCAACAGTCAATAGCgagaaaatcatttattactcCGACTCTGGATAAGGACATAAAGGCTACGCTAGAGGCTAGTATCCCAGATGAATGGCTTTACGGTCAGAAACTCAATGACCAGGTTAAGGATGCAAAAGCCATCGTTAAAGCGGCTGCATCTTTAAAACCTTCTGACAAACCAGTTGTCAAGAAACAGGCATTCAGGACTGCGTCTCAGGGAAACTTGAGAGGCCCACCTGCGAAGTTCAGGCAGGTGGGCAACTATCAGCAGAGGAGATTCTTCTCGAACACGAGGTACAAACCGAGATCCACGACAGGGATGGCGAAGACTTCACTGAAGCCCAGCTCAGAGAAGAACAGGAAGTAG